Proteins from a genomic interval of Liolophura sinensis isolate JHLJ2023 chromosome 3, CUHK_Ljap_v2, whole genome shotgun sequence:
- the LOC135464101 gene encoding 18S rRNA aminocarboxypropyltransferase-like gives MTVLRKKISMPGKYKRGGGAGRGKGNFKQSRRNERDKKFTEDRFVSEMKAAVKDVETDVYVAAFPFPLGMWDLEQCDPKKCTGRKLCRKGFVKTLKLQQKFNGLVLSPVGEKCVSRQDREIILAKGIAVVDCSWARLEDTPFSRMRTNHPRLLPYLIATNPINYGRPCKLSCVEAFAATLYITGFKDLGAILMKRFKWGHTFYEVNGELLEKYHQCVDSAEVISAQHRYLEEIERESSANKNVDWTIIDEELDFCNPNRGAGKYAEEFSDEDDEDDGNDDDDDSDENPDESDGEDDVNDNPEDESGDEYVDENNEDDIHVGGDNDESDKEETRKQW, from the coding sequence ATGACAGtgctcagaaaaaaaattagcatgCCAGGAAAATACAAAAGAGGAGGGGGTGCCGGTCGAGGAAAAGGAAACTTCAAACAAAGTCGGCGAAACGAGCGAGATAAGAAGTTTACAGAGGACAGGTTTGTGAGTGAGATGAAGGCGGCTGTGAAAGACGTTGAAACCGATGTATACGTGGCCGCCTTCCCGTTTCCGTTGGGCATGTGGGACTTGGAACAGTGCGACCCTAAGAAATGCACTGGCCGAAAACTCTGTCGAAAAGGGTTTGTCAAAACATTGAAGCTGCAACAGAAGTTTAATGGCCTTGTCCTGTCACCTGTGGGAGAAAAATGTGTGTCTCGCCAAGACCGAGAGATCATTCTTGCGAAAGGAATTGCTGTCGTAGATTGCTCATGGGCTCGCCTTGAGGATACGCCGTTCAGTCGAATGCGCACAAATCATCCACGCTTGTTGCCTTACCTGATCGCAACGAATCCCATTAATTATGGACGACCGTGTAAACTTTCTTGCGTCGAGGCGTTCGCTGCAACTCTTTATATAACAGGGTTTAAAGATCTGGGTGCGATCTTGATGAAGCGATTTAAATGGGGTCATACATTTTATGAGGTGAACGGCGAGTTGTTGGAGAAGTATCACCAGTGCGTTGACAGTGCAGAAGTTATTTCTGCTCAGCACAGATACCTTGAGGAAATTGAGCGTGAGAGTTCGGCTAACAAGAATGTTGATTGGACAATCATTGATGAAGAGCTTGATTTTTGTAATCCGAACAGAGGTGCTGGAAAGTATGCAGAGGAGTTTTCAGACGAAGACGATGAAGACGACGGCaacgacgatgatgatgatagtgATGAAAATCCTGATGAAAGTGATGGTGAGGATGATGTAAATGATAACCCTGAAGATGAAAGTGGTGATGAATATGTTGATGAAAATAACgaagatgatatacatgtaggtggtgatAATGATGAAAGTGACAAGGAGGAAACAAGGAAACAGTGGTGA